The Besnoitia besnoiti strain Bb-Ger1 chromosome Unknown contig00014, whole genome shotgun sequence genome contains a region encoding:
- a CDS encoding programmed cell death protein 2, c-terminal domain-containing protein (encoded by transcript BESB_025870) gives MDAEEINLGFLEDAPPQSLRRWCFPSKVGGKPEWLETRQLPKSEDLTCPTCKEIQTFLLQVYAPVDDCAGAFHRALLLFGCMRCGSGFSLFRCQMPKENALYPSFPLASVPSEVFWSAWREAATAKSLSAPRGKHLSEREELRLALAKLQAEEARVQSSCCPVCGLPGDTCNPSGATALEDAQAASMKTKVLQLLRLRNDEATAAYERKCEEEGKASARVVDVDEEEAVFEEFERQAERGLPCLHRRCRIFAAHRSRGLCCALPEFELAVGEEEEDAEDDGDTSAAYAYERELLRKYEEEEKADPDAVLDPSEQDAFENIHEEHTSQDPQLSGFLKRCSAAPANRGQVLRYALGGKPLWPFTPGQLASQPPACERCGAKRQFEFQVLPQFLFELRKSAGAVADGGAKPSAVAGKRDKREAAGGDRAGSEGRAAGDGETAQEANGGSQPGAPPRPTPQIVEEEEVGGACRAEAAQAAAERLHFALVCVYTCKAHCGGAEERQNAEAVQARDAVAAENHATAYPYIKEFVYVQPDPFFVKQQKKETA, from the exons atggacgcggaggagatcaatctcggcttcctcgaagacgcgccgccgcagtccctgcggcgctggTGTTTTCCTTCGAAAGTTGGCGGGAAGCCTGAGTGGCTGGAaacgcggcagctgccgaaAAGCGAAGACTTGACGTGCCCGACATGCAAGGAGATTCAGACTTTCTTGCTCCAG GTGTACGCGCCTGTGGATGACTGTGCGGGGGCTTTCcatcgcgcgctgctgctctttGGGTGCATGCGGTGCGGCTCgggcttctcgctcttccgCTGTCAGATGCCGAAGGAGAACGCACTCTATCCTTCCTTCCCGCTGGCCTCGGTGCCCAGCGAGGTCTTCTGGAGCGCctggcgggaggcggcgactgcgaagagcctctccgcgccgcgcggcaagcacctgagcgagcgcgaggagttGCGGCTGGCGCTTGCGAAGCTGcaggccgaggaggcgcgtgtgcagagTTCCTGCTGCCCGGTGTGTGGACTCCCCGGAGACACCTGCAACCCGAGTGGCGCTACAGCcctcgaggacgcgcaggccgccagcATGAAGACCAAagttctgcagctgctgcggctgagAAACGACGAGGCGACCGCAGCCTACGAGCGAAAgtgcgaagaagaaggcaaggccagcgcgcgcgtcgtcgacgtcgacgaagaggaggccgtCTTTGAGGAGTTCGAGCGCCAAGCGGAGC GAGGACTGCCTTGTCTTCATCGGCGATGCCGAATTTTCGCCGCGCATCGAAGCCGCGGGCTGTGCTGCGCGTTGCCTGAGTTCGAGCTGGCggtcggcgaagaggaggaggacgccgaagacgacggagacacgTCGGCGGCGTACGCCTACGAACGCGAGCTCTTGAGAAAgtacgaagaagaggaaaaggccGATCCAG acgccgtgTTGGATCCTTCGGAGCAAGATGCGTTCGAGAATATCCACGAAGAGCACACTTCGCAGGATCCGCAGCTGAGTGGCTTTCTGAAGCGGtgctcagcggcgccggcgaaccGCGGCCAGGTGCTTCGGTACGCCCTCGGCGGAAAGCCCTTGTGGCCTTTCACGCCCGGTCAGCTGGCGAGTCAGCCTCCGGCGTGCGAGCGGTGCGGCGCGAAGCGGCAGTTCGAGTTCCAGGTGCTTCCGCAGTTCCTCTTTGAACTGCGAAagtctgcgggcgctgtcGCGGACGGAGGCGCCAAGCCGAGCGCTGTCGCGGGGAAACGAGACaagcgcgaagcagcgggtGGCGACCGGGCTGGGAGCGAGGGTCGGGCTGCAGGCGATGGCGAGACGGCACAGGAAGCCAATGGCGGCTCGCAGCCAggcgcccccccccggccAACCCCCCAAATagtcgaggaagaagaggtcGGTGGGGCCTGCAgagccgaggccgcgcaggccgccgccgagagactTCACTTTGCGCTGGTCTGTGTGTACACGTGCAAGGCACACTGCGGAGGAGCGGAAGAGAGACAAAACGCCGAGGCGGTCCAAGCGCGCGATGCAGTTGCAGCAGAAAACCACGCGACAGCGTATCCGTACATAAAAGAGTTCGTGTACGTACAGCCGGATCCCTTCTTCGTGAAGCAACAAAAGAAGGAAACCGCGTGA
- a CDS encoding uncharacterized protein (encoded by transcript BESB_025880), which produces MAGFSSLGAEADSVAAQGGAGRRSAGTPMSLPLLQNNVRRDPPAYFGEFQLQFSHFRGLLSVLEQQPHRTVKGLQQLLMFLAHTSPCYSPRVAEAETSNARGKAPADLTSSARDASGSFLSLFGFDGANDGSLQSSQTENESRNYSAELAGSIQKTLMQFSSALHPQTRQTLLTALLLLRRKRQLSCSDMLRISVQLLQLNDKTCRQTLFSFVTRDVGKLCLADHMQQSFATLSPELFAMLSRPACPLAARLALCCLIQVYRQQRHSGGASVHRNDKNFQKIVNAIAACTLAGDVKLATSAALFLLGELQSASNRIANVEDDDSDEEEEEAAAVAAEAKRLTRSQEGLAKKTAAAKKKLKRAKAKLQRKVKRKQQRLEQQHLNGGVVASVSIIDLLYDPQGLADKLFSRVRGQSDRFASRVVFLNLLSRLIGQHKLLLFNFYPFVQKYLQPHQRLVSVLLAILATGVHELVPPQELLPVVKHIADVFINETRGEDVITVGLNAITEICTRAPLCMTKELLSDLIEYRREKTSKSVVIAARRLMNLYRDVMPSLLPANARGREASIAVQNQEGDGVSFGEFKPAANLAGVEELERLQKLVKARKRMREEERSELEDDDEEGLELDSDDEEDGEEEEDQEDRDEEEDEEDEEDEAEDDEEDEEDEEDEAEDDEEDEEDEEDEKDESRPTKKMRRRNESGEQPSEGGESSLPSTLATDRILTPEEFHALRVLQAKRAVEAVGKHPSAKKKKQVDDEEHEKLLSLLSKTGGVEAGLDSEDSDSEDSDSDDSSGNEESPHSAFVTSTSLEGLAGRKRRQARERNRLREEAKMEKRKGGNPWPFAKKQLDAAEASLAANPSKKHKTVVTGNAPQKIKARNKPLAMVRQSRKLRDKKQQSVKQKLQNLKKQIKNLKKSQNSDDYYRDCGSETLSASAAVSLYYHSAALSAFCAGVLTLLRVYAAAQHTRQDLLLGFPFAGV; this is translated from the exons ATGGCAGGCTTCTCGTCGCTCGGTGCCGAGGCCGACTCAGTCGCCGcacagggcggcgcgggacgGCGATCTGCCGGGACGCCGATGTCTCTTCCCCTTCTCCAG AACAACGTGAGGCGCGATCCGCCGGCGTACTTTGGCGAGTTCCAACTCCAGTTCTCTCATTTTCGTGGCCTCTTGTCCGTGctcgagcagcagccgcatcGAACTGTCAAGGGCTTGCAGCAGCTTCTCATGTTCCTTGCGCAT ACTAGCCCGTGCTACagcccgcgcgtcgcggaggccgagaCGTCCAATGCGCGCGGGAAGGCGCCAGCCGATCTGACAtcttcggcgcgcgacgcgtctggttcctttctctctctgtttgGCTTTGACGGCGCAAATGACGGCAGCCTCCAGAGTAGTCAGACCGAGAACGAAAGCAGGAACTACTCGGCGGAGCTCGCCGGCTCGATTCAAAAGACGCTGATGCAGTTCTCCTCCGCCCTGCacccgcagacgcgacagacgcTCCTTACGGCACTCCTGCTGCTCAGGCGCAAGCGACAG CTCTCGTGCTCAGACATGCTTCGCATTTcagtgcagctgctgcagctgaacGATAAGACCTGCCGCCAGACTCTGTTCTCCTTCGTCACGCGAGACGTGGGGAAGCTTTGTCTCGCGGATCATATGCAGCAA AGTTTCGCGACTCTCTCGCCGGAGCTCTTTGCGATGCTGTCACGCCCAGCGTGTCCTCTGGCCGCGCGGCTTGCGCTCTGCTGCCTGATTCAAGTGTACAGACAGCAGCGCCACAGTGGCGGTGCGTCCGTCCACCGCAACGACAAGAACTTTCAAAAAATCGTCAACGCGATTGCAGCCTGCacgctcgcgggcgacgtCAAACTCGCcacctccgcggcgctctttcttctcggcgAACTTCAG AGTGCTTCGAACCGCATCGCGAAcgtggaggacgacgacagcgacgaagaagaggaggaagctgcggcggtcgccgcggaggcgaagcgcctgaCGAGATCGCAGGAGGGCCTCGCAAAGAAAACCGCTGCGGCCAAGAAGAAGCTGAAACGCGCCAAG GCTAAACTGCAGCGAAAGGTCAagcggaagcagcagcggctcgaGCAGCAGCACCTAAACGGCGGGGTGGTGGCGTCCGTATCCATCATCGACCTCCTCTACGACCCACAGGGCCTGGCAGACAAACTCTTCA gccgcgttCGGGGGCAGAGCGACAGattcgcgtcgcgcgtcgttTTCCTCAACCTGCTCTCGCGTCTGATCGGCCAGCACAAGCTCCTTTTGTTCAACTTTTACCCATTCGTGCAG AAGTACCTCCAGCCTCATCAGCGTCTGGTTTCCGTGCTTCTGGCGATCCTCGCGACCGGAGTCCATGAACTAGTTCCGCCGCAGGAGCTGCTTCCTGTCGTCAAGCACATTGCTGACGTGTTCATCAACGaaacgcgcggcgaagacgtgATCACTGTTGGCCTGAACGCG ATCACCGAAATCtgcacgcgggcgccgctctgcATGACGAAGGAGTTGCTGTCAGATCTCATCGAGTaccgcagagagaaaacgagcaAGAGCGTCGtcatcgccgcgcgccggctgaTGAATCTTTACCGCGACGTCATGCCTTCGCTGCTCCCCGCCAacgcacgcggccgcgaggcctccaTCGCCGTACAGAACCAAGAG GGCGACGGAGTCAGCTTCGGCGAGTTCAAGCCGGCGGCGAACCTGGCTGGCGTCGAGGAGTtggagcgcctgcagaagctcgtgaaggcgcggaaacgaatgcgagaagaagaacgaagTGAACTAGAAGATGATGACGAGGAGGGCCTCGAGCTGGACTCCGACGATGaagaggacggagaagaagaggaggaccaAGAGGACagagatgaagaggaggatgaagaggatgaagaagacgaggcagaggatgacgaggaggatgaagaggatgaagaagacgaggcagaggatgacgaggaggatgaagaggatgaagaagacgaaaaggaCGAAAGTCGCCCAACGAAGAAGATGCGCCGCAGGAACGAGTCCGGCGAGCAGCCCTCGGAGGGGGGCGAGTCCTCATTGCCCTCGACTCTGGCGACAGATCGCATTTTGACGCCTGAGGAATtccacgcgctgcgcgtcctgcaggcgaagcgcgccgtcgaggcgGTTGGGAAGCACCCCAGcgcaaagaaaaagaagcaggTAGACGATGAGGAGCACGAAAaactcctctctctcctctccaaAACCGGCGGCGTCGAAGCGGGCCTCGACAGCGAggacagcgacagcgaagacagcgacagcgacgactcTTCCGGCAACGAGGAGAGCCCG CACAGCGCGTTTGTTACGAGCACGTCGCTCGAGGGTTTGGCAGggcggaagcggcgacaggcgaggGAGCGGAATCGGCTGAGGGAGGAAGCTAAGATGGAGAAGCGGAAGGGCGGCAACCCATGGCCCTTTGCAAAGAAACAACTCGAtgcagcggaggcctcgctggCTGCCAATCCTTCGAAAAAGCACAAAACAGTCGTCACCGGCAACGCGCCACAAAAGATCAAGGCCAGAAACAAGCCCCTCGCCATGGTCCGACAG AGTCGCAAGCTGCGCGacaagaagcagcagagcgtGAAGCAGAAGCTGCAGAATTTGAAGAAGCAAATCAAGAACCTGAAGAAGAGTCAG
- a CDS encoding rhoptry kinase family protein ROP35 (encoded by transcript BESB_025860): MDLEQQRQSEESLQDAAEPQEQPEQQRTSPDETHGPAPHSGLPDAAQAALEPQECHTIDLIRYWWNLPQLDEMQFPEFGNILRDGRRRHASRFKVVKLVPTVDAALAKFLNLSPSQRAQGIAIKARPNSVLSLLPRWSPVRESYLHTDILPKNRFLWPALGAFVGRRYPALYLVMPRARGDVWEAFKKHPEKFDLPLAIAEIVLAVKALHEAGLVHRDIALSNFYISFSGHIALGDMETVTVEGMRETQASRLGHTAPEVEGNPFTRLGLEYIAYSKKSDMSSLGAALSKFAWDKGKQETEQLILDLAKKLQDTDPARRLDFDEIMQHPLFEGIDFDAVEQGLTPPPFKDSEYTWEGAGFF; encoded by the exons ATGGATCTCGAACAGCAAAGGCAGTCAGAAGAATCGCTCCAAGATGCCGCAGAGCCCCAGGAGCAGccggagcagcagcgcaccTCACCCGACGAGACACACGGACCAGCGCCGCACAGCGGACTGCCTGACGCCGCGCAAGCAGCTCTCGAACCTCAAG AATGCCACACGATCGACTTAATACGCTACTGGTGGAACCTGCCCCAGCTCGACGAAATGCAATTTCCTGAGTTCGGCAACATCCTCCgcgacggcagacgcagacacgcgtcACGCTTTAAAGTGGTGAAACTCGTCCCGACGGTAGATGCCGCGCTTGCAAAGTTCTTGAATCTGTCCCCAAGCCAGAGGGCACAAGGTATTGCAATCAAAGCCAGACCAAATTCGGTGCTCTCACTTCTGCCTCGGTGGAGCCCTGTGCGTGAGAGTTACCTCCACACTGACATTCTGCCGAAAAATCGTTTTCTCTGGCCTGCGCTCGGAGCGTTCGTGGGTCGGCGGTACCCAGCGTTGTATTTGGTtatgccgcgggcgcggggtgATGTGTGGGAGGCTTTCAAAAAGCACCCCGAAAAGTTTGATTTGCCACTGGCAATTGCGGAGATCGTTCTCGCTGTCAAGGCACTGCACGAAGCCGGACTTGTTCACAGAGACATCGCACTCTCCAACTTCTATATCTCGTTCAGCGGACACATTGCTTTGGGCGATATGGAGACTGTTACCGTTGAAGGCatgagagagacgcaggcgtcgcgcctTGGACATACTGCACCGGAGGTCGAGGGAAACCCGTTTACAAGATTGGGCCTTGAGTATATCGCATATTCGAAGAAATCAGACATGTCTTCACTAGGTGCAGCTCTGTCGAAGTTCGCCTGGGACAAAGGAAAGCAAGAGACAGAGCAGCTGATCCTGGATCTCGCGAAAAAGCTACAGGATACAGACCCGGCACGCCGACTGGACTTCGATGAGATCATGCAGCATCCATTGTTTGAGGGCATTGATTTTGATGCTGTTGAGCAAGGCCTGACTCCACCGCCCTTCAAGGATTCCGAGTACACATGGGAAGGAGCTGGATTCTTCTGA